A region of Moorena producens PAL-8-15-08-1 DNA encodes the following proteins:
- a CDS encoding Uma2 family endonuclease: MVQAKVREYMENGARLGWLIDPQNKVVEIYRPNQDLEIIQSPKTLSGEDVLPGFTLDLSEII; this comes from the coding sequence ATGGTGCAAGCTAAAGTAAGAGAGTATATGGAAAATGGCGCTAGATTAGGATGGTTAATTGATCCCCAAAATAAGGTTGTGGAAATCTATCGTCCCAATCAAGATTTAGAAATTATCCAATCTCCGAAAACCTTATCAGGAGAAGATGTTTTGCCTGGATTTACTTTAGATTTATCAGAAATTATATGA
- a CDS encoding endo-1,4-beta-xylanase: MNTNNSNLRSLAQKRKLAIGTGVSMEPLRNDPSYREVLMREYNIVTPTYIMKFEALQPQRHQYNFEAADNFVAIAKANQMQVRGHNLVWHHSVPWWLTHGQWTQEELIHILRQHIHTVVGHYRGQLAAWDVVNEAVADQDSAGQRKRDTIWSLGIGPEYVELAFRWAHEADPTVPLFYNDYAGEGLGAKSDAIYAMVKQLRQRDVPIHGIGFQMHISIQNPPKPEDIAANMKRLGELGLQVQVTEMDVKIHDGSGTQEERVAAQTQVYRDILQVCLEAPNCTAFLTWEFADHHSWIPDFFGKPDSPLPFDESYRPKAAYHGMVEVLKIDS, encoded by the coding sequence ATGAATACAAATAACAGTAATTTACGTTCCTTGGCACAAAAGCGCAAATTGGCGATTGGAACGGGAGTGTCGATGGAACCGTTGCGAAATGATCCTAGTTATCGAGAGGTGTTGATGCGTGAATATAACATTGTCACACCAACTTATATCATGAAGTTTGAGGCGCTACAGCCCCAACGCCATCAGTATAATTTTGAAGCTGCTGATAACTTTGTAGCTATTGCGAAAGCCAATCAGATGCAGGTGCGCGGTCATAATCTGGTTTGGCATCATAGTGTGCCTTGGTGGCTAACCCACGGACAATGGACACAGGAAGAGTTAATCCATATCCTGCGACAACATATTCATACTGTTGTTGGTCACTATCGCGGACAATTAGCAGCTTGGGATGTGGTCAATGAAGCGGTGGCAGACCAAGACTCAGCAGGACAAAGGAAACGAGATACAATTTGGTCGCTCGGGATTGGACCAGAATACGTTGAGTTGGCATTTCGCTGGGCTCATGAAGCTGACCCCACAGTTCCCTTGTTTTATAACGACTACGCTGGAGAAGGACTTGGGGCAAAGTCAGATGCGATTTATGCCATGGTCAAACAATTGCGGCAACGGGATGTCCCAATTCACGGCATTGGCTTTCAGATGCACATTAGTATTCAAAATCCTCCTAAGCCAGAAGACATAGCAGCAAACATGAAGCGTCTGGGTGAGTTGGGATTGCAGGTTCAGGTTACCGAGATGGATGTAAAAATCCATGATGGTAGCGGCACACAAGAAGAACGGGTGGCTGCTCAGACACAGGTATATCGAGATATCCTGCAAGTTTGTTTAGAGGCTCCCAATTGTACAGCCTTCTTAACTTGGGAATTTGCAGATCATCATTCCTGGATTCCGGATTTCTTTGGTAAACCAGATTCTCCTCTACCTTTCGATGAATCCTATCGTCCTAAAGCTGCTTATCACGGGATGGTTGAAGTTTTAAAAATTGATAGTTAA
- the dprA gene encoding DNA-processing protein DprA, protein MTNQEERAYWLAWSEVPGIGSVLLQRLHQQFGTLAEAWKASASELGAVEGFGVRLIERVVKMRGQTNPQQLLEQHLVKNPCFWTPADGEYPRLLLEIPSPPATLYYSGLVDLQENYGSKPIVGIVGTRNPTEYGKRWTRKISATLAKHGFTVVSGMAVGIDTQAHRGCLEAGGRTIAVLGTGLDVVYPLSNSYLYKQIQEQGLVISEYPASTKPARSNFPQRNRIIAGLSRAVLVMEAPNKSGALITARLANEFCRDVYALPGSLDNPNSIGCLGLLNRGAHVILSEGHLLEMLGAIPELDPHSALEQPLPALPVPTLEPGLAKVLDAIAFEPTPFDIIVQQAALEAGSVSSALLQLELMGLVSQSPGMRYRRLITGI, encoded by the coding sequence TTGACCAACCAAGAAGAACGTGCGTACTGGCTAGCATGGTCAGAGGTTCCCGGTATCGGATCAGTATTGCTCCAACGGCTACACCAACAGTTTGGAACTCTGGCAGAGGCTTGGAAAGCATCAGCTTCAGAGTTAGGAGCCGTTGAGGGGTTCGGGGTGCGGCTAATCGAAAGAGTAGTTAAAATGCGTGGCCAAACTAATCCGCAACAGCTACTTGAGCAACACTTGGTCAAAAATCCTTGTTTCTGGACACCAGCGGATGGGGAGTATCCCCGCTTGTTACTAGAAATTCCTAGTCCTCCCGCAACGCTATACTATAGCGGACTAGTTGATCTACAAGAAAATTACGGTAGCAAGCCCATAGTCGGTATTGTGGGTACCCGCAATCCCACCGAATACGGTAAACGTTGGACTCGCAAAATCAGTGCTACCCTTGCTAAGCATGGTTTTACAGTGGTGTCCGGTATGGCAGTGGGAATTGATACACAAGCCCATCGCGGCTGTCTGGAAGCGGGTGGTAGGACAATAGCAGTTTTGGGAACTGGTCTTGATGTGGTATATCCCTTGAGCAATAGTTATCTTTACAAACAAATTCAAGAGCAGGGATTGGTAATCAGCGAGTATCCAGCTAGTACCAAACCCGCACGTTCCAACTTTCCCCAACGCAATCGGATTATTGCTGGTTTAAGCCGTGCAGTTTTAGTGATGGAAGCGCCTAACAAGTCCGGAGCGCTAATTACTGCTAGGCTCGCCAATGAGTTCTGTCGGGATGTCTATGCACTACCAGGTTCCTTAGATAATCCCAATTCTATTGGTTGTTTGGGACTGTTAAATCGGGGTGCCCATGTAATTTTAAGTGAAGGTCACTTGTTGGAAATGCTCGGAGCTATTCCAGAACTTGACCCCCACTCGGCTCTAGAACAACCTTTACCCGCTTTACCTGTACCGACCTTAGAGCCAGGATTGGCAAAAGTGTTGGATGCGATCGCATTTGAACCAACCCCATTCGATATCATTGTCCAGCAAGCAGCTTTAGAAGCAGGCTCAGTATCCAGTGCCTTGTTACAGTTGGAACTAATGGGATTAGTTTCTCAGTCACCAGGGATGCGATATCGAAGATTAATCACTGGAATATGA
- the tsaB gene encoding tRNA (adenosine(37)-N6)-threonylcarbamoyltransferase complex dimerization subunit type 1 TsaB, translating into MPILEPNKYALALHTTSPELGLVISNFARDTRCQTWDLGRELSGQLHQHLTEFLNSQSWENLEFIAVAIGPGSFTSTRIGIVTARTLAQQLDIPLFGISTLAAIAWLEKEGKEGEQGAMYQDNLGSRASTWATRKLREQQSAISTQYSELSTDIAIQMPAQRGQLYTAIYQPSIAGLGLRKILPDAVMTSDQWKQVLGTLETPLRVLEAPAHLGSYARGVLELAYLDWQQGKRPNWSEVLPFYGQHPV; encoded by the coding sequence ATGCCGATTCTCGAACCAAACAAATATGCTCTTGCCCTTCACACCACTAGTCCTGAACTTGGGCTGGTGATCAGTAACTTTGCCAGGGATACCCGCTGCCAAACTTGGGACTTAGGGCGAGAGTTGTCTGGTCAATTGCATCAGCACTTGACTGAATTTCTGAATTCCCAAAGTTGGGAAAACTTAGAATTCATTGCGGTAGCTATTGGACCGGGTAGCTTTACGAGTACCCGTATCGGTATAGTGACTGCTCGTACCCTAGCACAACAGTTAGATATTCCTCTGTTTGGCATTTCTACACTGGCAGCGATCGCGTGGTTAGAGAAAGAGGGGAAAGAGGGGGAACAGGGAGCGATGTATCAAGACAACTTGGGATCACGAGCAAGCACATGGGCTACGCGCAAGCTACGGGAACAGCAATCAGCAATTAGCACTCAATACTCAGAACTAAGCACTGACATTGCTATTCAAATGCCTGCGCAACGGGGTCAGCTGTATACCGCCATCTATCAGCCATCAATAGCTGGTCTGGGACTGAGGAAGATATTACCAGATGCTGTCATGACTTCAGATCAATGGAAACAAGTTTTGGGTACCTTAGAAACACCATTGCGAGTGCTAGAGGCTCCAGCACATTTGGGGAGTTATGCTAGGGGTGTCTTGGAACTTGCTTATCTCGATTGGCAACAGGGAAAGCGCCCCAACTGGTCAGAAGTACTACCGTTTTATGGGCAGCATCCAGTTTAA
- a CDS encoding valine--pyruvate transaminase: protein MDPTLTQIGTQMSKLTGVRAIMKDIIETLRAGQGKDWINLSAGNPVILPEVEQLWRDCTAQLLASSEYGEVICRYGSSQGYQPLIDAIAKDFNQRYGLSLSDRHILITPGSQSIYFFAANAFGGYTSNGHLKQVVLPLSPEYTGYGGVSLTPEAVYAYKPTLDINQQQHRFKYRPDFSQLTISQETGCVIVSRPCNPTGNVLTDEEVIKIAEMAAPFNVPVLIDAAYAPPFPALNFTEMTPVFRDNIIHCLSLSKAGLPGERVGVAIGNPELISILESFQTNLCIHSARYGQAIAAKAIASGALPEIATNVIRPHYQQKFVTLELTLDKFMPKDLPWFLHRGEGAIFAWLWLQDLPITDWELYQQLKQVGVIVVPGSTFFPGLREDWSHQQQCIRISLTASEQEIEIAMQRLATLVEEVYRIASG from the coding sequence ATGGATCCTACCCTGACTCAAATTGGGACTCAGATGTCCAAACTGACTGGTGTCCGAGCGATTATGAAAGATATTATCGAAACGCTACGAGCTGGTCAGGGAAAAGATTGGATTAATCTCAGTGCAGGGAATCCAGTGATTTTGCCAGAAGTCGAGCAACTTTGGCGTGATTGCACGGCACAACTGTTAGCTAGCTCAGAATATGGTGAGGTGATTTGCCGCTACGGGTCATCTCAAGGATATCAGCCTCTGATCGATGCGATCGCAAAGGATTTCAATCAACGCTACGGTCTTTCCCTAAGCGATCGCCATATCCTGATTACTCCCGGTTCTCAATCCATTTACTTTTTCGCCGCTAACGCTTTTGGTGGCTACACCAGCAACGGCCACCTCAAACAAGTTGTCTTGCCCCTTTCTCCGGAATACACTGGCTATGGAGGAGTAAGCTTGACTCCAGAAGCAGTATATGCTTACAAACCTACTCTAGACATTAATCAGCAGCAACACCGTTTTAAGTATCGCCCTGATTTCAGCCAATTGACGATTAGCCAAGAGACTGGCTGTGTAATTGTTTCCCGTCCCTGTAATCCCACTGGCAATGTCCTCACCGATGAAGAGGTAATCAAAATTGCCGAAATGGCTGCACCCTTCAATGTGCCAGTGTTGATTGACGCAGCTTATGCTCCACCTTTTCCAGCACTGAACTTTACCGAAATGACACCAGTCTTTCGAGACAATATCATCCACTGTCTGAGTTTATCAAAAGCTGGACTACCAGGGGAACGGGTTGGTGTAGCAATTGGAAATCCGGAGCTAATTAGCATTTTAGAATCCTTCCAGACCAATCTTTGTATTCATTCGGCTCGCTATGGACAAGCTATTGCCGCAAAAGCGATCGCATCTGGAGCGCTCCCCGAGATTGCCACTAATGTAATTCGTCCCCACTACCAGCAAAAGTTTGTGACCCTTGAACTTACATTAGACAAATTCATGCCCAAAGACTTGCCTTGGTTCTTGCATCGGGGTGAAGGAGCTATCTTTGCTTGGTTGTGGTTACAGGATTTGCCAATTACTGACTGGGAACTCTATCAACAGTTGAAGCAGGTGGGTGTGATTGTCGTGCCTGGGAGTACATTTTTCCCCGGCTTACGAGAAGACTGGTCTCACCAGCAACAGTGTATTCGCATCAGCCTTACCGCTAGTGAACAAGAAATTGAAATCGCCATGCAGCGTTTGGCAACATTGGTCGAGGAAGTCTATCGGATAGCGTCAGGTTAG
- a CDS encoding histidine kinase dimerization/phosphoacceptor domain -containing protein codes for MEQQQLAQVLETGDIGELLGIINQPNLLTTLDSTQMCRIIKGLGQVVEQQTAQLTQVNQQLQPEITKGKQAQEKWPQGNQQLEYQFQQQTTELSKANHQLRQAKEQLEAVLDAVPGPVSWISADGRYLGVNRHLAQSLQLPPETFVGQELGFLHSSPQFVGFMGQFLACGESAASQVVELKVKNYSKYYLIAAQKYQQGAAAVCVGIDITQHKQAELALQQLNQELELRVEQRTADLRKVNEQLRKSEEQFRLIFELSPMGMAITSTDDSMLQVNQAFCDTVGYTAEELRQKKATDIIYPDDFTINLTPNQELWPGRTSHFQMENRLLSKDGRVIHVLTKKAVLVRDAQGKPRKFLYQIVDITERKQAENQVRASLTEKEVLLKEIHHRVKNNLQIISSLLRLQSRKVEDPQALSLFKDSQHRVQSMALIHQQLYQSPNLAQINFGKYIQTLTNNLFRSYGINRQTIGLNIEVTTAPLTIDIAIPCGLIINELVSNSLKYAFPEHQYGKIEISLSSDQQGQLILTVSDNGIGLPENLDFQSTKSLGLSIVRNLTAQLGGNIILDCSQGTRLKINFPHSLDL; via the coding sequence ATGGAACAGCAGCAGCTAGCACAAGTGTTGGAAACTGGCGATATAGGGGAGTTGCTAGGCATTATTAACCAGCCTAACTTGCTGACAACCCTTGACTCTACACAGATGTGTAGGATTATCAAGGGACTTGGGCAAGTAGTAGAACAACAAACTGCTCAGTTAACTCAGGTCAATCAGCAACTACAACCAGAAATTACCAAGGGTAAGCAGGCTCAGGAGAAATGGCCCCAGGGTAATCAGCAACTGGAATACCAATTTCAACAACAGACAACAGAATTGTCCAAAGCTAATCATCAGCTGCGACAAGCAAAAGAGCAACTAGAGGCAGTTTTGGATGCTGTACCCGGACCAGTGTCTTGGATTAGTGCTGATGGTCGATATCTTGGGGTGAACCGACATCTGGCTCAGAGCCTGCAATTACCTCCCGAGACTTTTGTCGGTCAAGAGTTGGGCTTTCTGCACAGCAGCCCTCAGTTTGTTGGTTTTATGGGTCAGTTTCTCGCCTGTGGGGAATCAGCAGCTTCCCAGGTGGTTGAGCTGAAAGTGAAAAATTATTCGAAATATTATCTAATTGCTGCTCAGAAGTACCAGCAAGGTGCTGCAGCCGTGTGTGTAGGGATTGATATCACCCAGCATAAACAGGCAGAGTTAGCTCTACAACAGCTCAACCAGGAACTAGAACTGAGAGTCGAACAACGGACTGCTGATCTACGGAAAGTCAATGAACAACTTCGCAAAAGTGAGGAACAATTTCGCCTGATTTTTGAACTCTCTCCCATGGGTATGGCAATTACCAGCACTGATGATTCCATGCTACAGGTTAATCAAGCCTTTTGTGACACGGTTGGTTACACAGCCGAGGAACTGAGGCAGAAAAAGGCTACAGATATTATCTATCCCGATGATTTTACAATTAACCTTACCCCGAATCAAGAGTTGTGGCCAGGAAGAACATCCCACTTTCAGATGGAAAATCGCTTACTGTCGAAAGATGGTAGAGTAATCCATGTTTTGACCAAGAAAGCAGTTTTAGTCAGGGATGCTCAAGGTAAGCCCCGAAAATTTCTGTATCAAATAGTAGATATCACCGAACGCAAGCAAGCAGAAAATCAGGTCAGAGCCTCTCTAACCGAAAAAGAGGTTTTGCTCAAAGAAATTCATCACCGGGTTAAAAATAACCTGCAAATTATTTCTAGCCTACTCCGACTACAGTCGAGGAAAGTTGAAGATCCACAAGCATTAAGTTTGTTCAAAGATTCCCAGCATCGGGTTCAATCTATGGCTCTGATTCACCAGCAGCTGTATCAATCCCCAAATTTAGCCCAGATTAATTTCGGAAAATACATTCAAACCTTAACCAATAACTTGTTTCGTTCCTACGGCATTAACCGACAGACAATCGGCCTCAATATTGAAGTTACCACAGCTCCCTTAACCATTGATATAGCTATTCCCTGTGGGCTAATCATCAATGAATTGGTATCTAATTCACTCAAATATGCCTTTCCTGAACATCAATACGGTAAGATTGAAATTAGTCTAAGTTCAGATCAACAGGGTCAGCTAATCCTCACGGTAAGTGATAATGGTATTGGTTTACCGGAAAATTTAGACTTTCAATCCACTAAATCCCTTGGTTTGAGTATTGTTCGTAACTTGACTGCACAACTGGGGGGTAACATCATCCTTGACTGTAGCCAAGGCACTAGATTAAAAATAAACTTTCCCCATTCACTGGATCTCTAG
- a CDS encoding hybrid sensor histidine kinase/response regulator gives MTKKKILVVEDETLVAMDITNSLKLLGYMVPAVAVSGEEAVRKAEQIQPDLILMDIRLKGKIDGVTAARLIRTKWNIPVVYLTAYSDDITLERAKITQPFGYLLKPFEEEELRVTIEIALSRFQAEAKIRQALVREQELREQKSSFVSIVSHECRTPLSKVLLATELLERYSKHLVKDKHRKYFEQIKGSIQDMKQLLDEVLFIEKAEGNKLTFKPTPINLVEFCSDLIEQMQLATGGSHRIIFNPQSNINDAYMDPQLLRYIFNNLLSNGIKYSPEGGTVEFELTVEGNWAIFKIRDSGIGIPKQEISQLFEPFQRASNVGDIPGTGLGLSIVNKSVEQHRGQILVDSQVGVGTLFTVRLPLSSHWE, from the coding sequence ATGACCAAGAAAAAAATCCTAGTTGTTGAAGATGAAACCCTTGTGGCTATGGATATCACGAATAGCCTCAAACTCCTAGGGTACATGGTTCCTGCTGTGGCTGTATCTGGAGAAGAAGCAGTTAGAAAAGCTGAGCAAATCCAACCGGATTTAATCCTGATGGATATTCGTTTGAAAGGGAAAATAGATGGAGTGACTGCTGCCAGGCTGATTAGGACAAAATGGAATATCCCAGTAGTCTATTTGACTGCCTATAGCGATGATATCACCCTAGAAAGAGCTAAGATAACCCAACCCTTTGGTTACCTCCTGAAACCATTTGAGGAAGAAGAACTGCGAGTTACCATTGAAATTGCCCTCTCTCGCTTCCAAGCAGAAGCAAAAATCCGTCAAGCACTGGTAAGAGAACAGGAGCTTAGAGAACAAAAATCTAGCTTTGTCTCTATTGTTTCCCACGAATGTCGTACACCTCTGAGTAAAGTTCTTCTAGCTACTGAATTGTTAGAACGCTATAGCAAACATTTGGTCAAGGATAAACATCGCAAGTATTTTGAACAAATTAAAGGCTCTATCCAAGATATGAAACAACTCTTGGATGAAGTTCTATTTATTGAAAAAGCAGAAGGAAATAAGCTAACTTTTAAGCCAACTCCAATTAACCTAGTAGAATTCTGCTCTGATTTGATAGAGCAGATGCAGTTGGCTACTGGGGGGAGCCATAGGATTATTTTTAATCCTCAAAGTAATATTAATGATGCCTATATGGATCCCCAACTCCTCCGATATATTTTCAATAACTTGCTATCAAATGGGATTAAGTATTCTCCTGAAGGGGGAACCGTAGAGTTTGAGTTAACCGTGGAAGGTAACTGGGCAATTTTTAAAATTAGAGACTCGGGAATTGGTATTCCAAAACAAGAGATTTCCCAGCTGTTTGAACCTTTCCAGCGAGCTAGCAATGTTGGGGATATTCCTGGTACAGGTCTAGGATTATCGATTGTTAACAAGAGTGTAGAGCAGCACCGTGGTCAAATTTTGGTAGATAGCCAGGTTGGTGTAGGGACTTTGTTTACGGTTAGACTACCCCTGTCTAGTCACTGGGAGTAA
- a CDS encoding ferredoxin--nitrite reductase, with product MTSAAKPAAKLNKFEKFKAEKDGLAIKEQIEEFARIGWEAIEPDDLQHRLKWMGVFYRPVTPGKFMLRMRTPNGILNSTQMQVLAEIVQRYGEDGSADITTRQNIQLRGIRIEDMPDIFRRFEQVGLTSVQSGMDNVRNITGSPMAGIDRDELIDTRDLVQKVQDMITNNSQGNYEFTNLPRKFNIAIEGGRDNSVHAEINDIAFVPAYKDGQLGLNVLVGGFFSAKRCEAAVPLNAWVLPNDDVVDLCRAILEVYRDEGSRANRQKSRMMWLIDEWGIDKFREEVSKQFGKELPTAAPHDEIDWEKRDHIGVFAQKQPGLNYVGLHVPVGRLYADQMFDIARMAEAYGSSEIRLTVEQNVIIPNIPDANLDAFLAEPLLQKFTLEPKPLERLLVSCTGAQFCNFALIETKNRALAIVRELEEKLDIPNPVRIHWTGCPNSCGQPQVADIGLMGTKVRKDGKSVEGVNIYMGGKVGKDAKLGECVLKSVACDDLPEVLGNILIENFGAKSH from the coding sequence ATGACCAGCGCAGCTAAGCCAGCCGCAAAACTAAACAAATTTGAGAAATTCAAGGCAGAGAAAGATGGTCTTGCCATTAAAGAACAAATAGAAGAGTTTGCTAGAATTGGCTGGGAAGCAATAGAGCCAGATGACCTACAGCATCGGCTGAAGTGGATGGGTGTCTTTTATAGACCTGTTACTCCAGGCAAGTTCATGCTACGGATGCGGACACCCAACGGGATTTTAAACAGCACTCAGATGCAGGTACTAGCTGAGATAGTCCAGCGCTATGGTGAAGATGGTAGTGCTGATATTACGACCCGCCAAAATATCCAGTTGCGAGGTATCCGCATTGAAGACATGCCTGATATTTTCCGCAGGTTCGAGCAAGTTGGCTTAACTAGCGTCCAATCTGGTATGGACAATGTTCGGAATATTACTGGTTCTCCTATGGCGGGGATAGATCGCGATGAATTAATTGACACTAGGGATCTTGTCCAAAAAGTACAGGACATGATCACTAATAACAGCCAAGGGAATTATGAGTTTACTAACTTGCCCCGTAAATTCAATATTGCTATTGAAGGGGGTCGGGATAACTCAGTCCATGCTGAAATTAATGATATTGCCTTCGTGCCTGCCTACAAAGATGGACAACTAGGCTTGAATGTACTCGTAGGTGGCTTTTTCTCCGCCAAGCGTTGTGAAGCTGCTGTTCCCCTCAATGCTTGGGTACTGCCTAATGATGATGTAGTTGACTTGTGTCGTGCTATTCTAGAAGTTTATCGCGACGAAGGCTCGCGGGCGAATCGGCAAAAATCCCGGATGATGTGGTTGATTGATGAGTGGGGGATTGACAAGTTCCGGGAGGAAGTCAGTAAGCAGTTTGGTAAAGAACTCCCTACGGCTGCTCCTCACGATGAAATAGATTGGGAAAAGCGAGACCATATTGGTGTCTTTGCCCAAAAGCAACCAGGTCTGAATTATGTGGGTTTACACGTGCCCGTTGGTAGACTGTATGCTGATCAGATGTTTGATATCGCACGGATGGCTGAGGCTTATGGCAGTAGCGAAATCCGCCTCACGGTTGAGCAGAATGTGATTATTCCGAATATTCCAGATGCTAATCTCGACGCTTTCTTAGCTGAACCCCTCTTACAGAAATTTACCCTTGAGCCCAAACCCCTAGAACGGCTTCTAGTATCTTGCACAGGAGCCCAGTTCTGCAATTTTGCTCTGATTGAAACCAAAAATCGTGCCTTGGCAATAGTTCGGGAACTGGAAGAAAAGTTAGATATACCAAACCCGGTGCGGATTCATTGGACAGGTTGTCCCAACTCTTGTGGTCAACCCCAAGTAGCTGATATTGGTTTGATGGGAACCAAGGTGCGTAAAGACGGTAAGTCTGTTGAAGGAGTCAATATTTACATGGGTGGCAAAGTTGGCAAAGATGCTAAACTGGGCGAGTGTGTGCTCAAAAGTGTCGCTTGTGATGACTTACCAGAGGTCTTGGGCAATATACTGATTGAGAATTTTGGAGCAAAATCCCACTAA
- a CDS encoding RNA-guided endonuclease InsQ/TnpB family protein codes for MYKALKTKLKLNNYQKTLMAQHAGYSRWVYNWGLAIWQQASQEGLKPSVSTIRKLFTHHVKPNYPWMSKLSSKVYQYALINLGSAYNCFFQGLGKYPRFKKKGRHDSFTIDNSGKPIKFSGCKHKLPKLGWVRTYEPLPDLETKKITISRQADGWYLSFHYQYQPQPTHKQIDVVGVDVGIKELATLSTGKVFTGSKPYRQAKKRLARLHRDLSRKTKGSKNWHKSVNRLALQHQRVANIRKDTLEKLTTYLAKNHGTVVIEDLNVSGMMANHKLASSIADQGFYEFKRQLEYKCQWYGAKLVKVDRFYPSSQLCSSCGHRQKMPLPIRTYNCSECGLILDRDLNAAINLKNAVGSTVSACGRGAADSPERSRK; via the coding sequence ATGTATAAAGCGCTCAAGACTAAACTAAAACTCAATAACTATCAAAAAACCTTGATGGCACAACATGCTGGGTACTCTCGATGGGTATACAACTGGGGCTTGGCAATATGGCAGCAAGCCTCTCAAGAAGGATTGAAACCCTCGGTGAGTACAATCAGAAAATTGTTTACCCACCACGTTAAACCTAACTACCCTTGGATGAGTAAACTATCATCCAAAGTATACCAATACGCCTTAATTAACTTAGGCTCAGCTTACAATTGCTTTTTCCAAGGACTAGGGAAATATCCCAGATTCAAAAAAAAGGGTAGACACGATAGCTTCACCATAGATAATTCGGGAAAACCGATAAAATTTTCAGGATGCAAGCACAAACTCCCCAAGTTGGGATGGGTAAGAACTTATGAACCATTGCCAGATTTAGAAACAAAAAAAATCACTATATCTCGTCAAGCTGACGGCTGGTATCTGAGCTTTCATTATCAGTATCAACCACAACCAACACATAAACAAATCGATGTGGTTGGGGTAGATGTGGGAATAAAAGAATTAGCCACCCTTAGTACAGGGAAGGTTTTCACCGGTTCTAAACCCTATCGCCAAGCTAAAAAGCGACTAGCTAGATTACACCGTGATTTGTCGAGAAAGACAAAAGGTTCCAAGAACTGGCACAAGTCAGTAAACCGATTAGCATTACAGCATCAACGGGTTGCCAACATTCGCAAAGACACATTGGAAAAACTCACAACTTACTTAGCCAAAAACCACGGCACGGTGGTAATTGAGGATTTAAATGTATCGGGAATGATGGCTAATCATAAGCTGGCTAGTTCGATCGCTGACCAAGGATTCTATGAATTCAAAAGACAACTTGAGTATAAGTGTCAGTGGTATGGTGCCAAATTGGTAAAGGTAGATAGGTTCTATCCATCATCTCAGCTTTGTTCAAGTTGCGGGCATCGTCAGAAGATGCCCTTGCCAATCAGGACCTATAACTGTAGTGAGTGTGGTCTAATCCTGGACAGGGATTTGAACGCAGCGATAAATCTGAAAAACGCCGTGGGCTCTACGGTGTCTGCCTGTGGACGGGGTGCTGCCGACAGTCCCGAAAGAAGCAGGAAATAA